catacatgaccacaggaaaaaccatagccttgactagacggacctttgttggcaaagtaatgtctctgcttttgaatatgctatctaggttggtcgtaacttttcttccccgTTTAAAATCTCTGTGCAATATTGTTATgctattttcaagaaaattacagaactTATAACACTTTCACTGATAGTTCACCAGTTACAAGTGGTGTGGGGCCTGGCAACAAGACTCAGGTTTACTTTTCCAATGAGAGTCTTTTCAGCTCAGCCTTTCCGGTGTCTCCCCAAGACTGTTACGTGTGCAGCTGGAGATAAAGCCAAGAATCTAACTGCAGCGTCCTCTGTGACAGGAGGCCAGGGGAAATGGCCCCCTGGGCCCCCTTGGAGAGGTCTGCCTGGGAAGAGGCCACCttagaagaaggaggagaaggagcggAAGCTGCAGGgcagcctcctctccctccctccgctCTGTCTCCCTTCGCTCCTCCCCTTCCACACTCTACCCCACGAGGACCCACGCACGCACACCGAGGAGGGGCGCGTGTGTTTGCTCGTGTGTGCGGCACAGGGAGACGAGTGTCTGTGGGAGCGTGTGTGGGCTGGGTGTCCAGGGCAGGTGTGCAACAGGTGTAGGTAGACTCCGTCGCCCCTCCAGGGTGAGCCCTGCCCTCATCCATGTTTCTCGTCACACTCAGCTCCTTCCAAGTAACAGACTCAGGCTAAACATCTGGTGAGGGGCTGCTACTGAGCTAgctttgaacaaagctagcaggAAGCCAGTACTGGGTCACACAGGGAAGAACCTAGCTGATGTGGGCTCCAAAGAAAGCGGGGGAAGCCTGGCGCAGAGGCAGTGATCACAGGGTCTAGACGCAGTTGAGGATACACTCCAGCCTCCCCTCTCTCAAGAACTCCAAGAAACCTGCATCTCCAAAGTGTCCCAGGCCCTAAGAAGGGGAGGGGCAGACCACCGCAAATTGTGAAGAAGCAGCAAAGAGGGCCGGCCATTGGAAGCAACGTGGAAACAGAGATCCCGGAGGAGATCAAAGGGGCTGTCACAGGGACCTTGGGAGGGGAAAGGACAGGTAACCCGACAAGCTAGGGCAGGGGGTCTGAGAGAAATGCCAGTTATTGTCTGCAGCCTTGGGTCTACCAGTTTCCTCAGCTTAATTTGACTCAGACCACATGGCCCTATCTGAAGCAGCATCAGAACCAATGGCAAGGGCAACCCCAGAGCATCCTTCAGCAGCCTGCTCCACTATGTCTTTGAGGTGGGCGGAAGTTCTTTATATCCCACCTGATATCATCAACTCCAATGCATATGGGAAGCAGCAATACCAGATCAGAAGAAACGAAAGTGGTTTCcctgcagctttttaaaaaactgaaacatagttgatgtacaatattatctgttacaggtgtacaatacagTGGTTTACAATATGTAAAGGTTACACTCCATttctagttattataaaatattggctacatttCCCATGTTGCAcaatagcttattttatacataatagtctatacctcttaatctcctatcCCTATATTGCCCCTCTCCACTAGTAACCACTGGCTCTCTATACCTATGAAtcttcttctttttggtttttttttaatattcactagtttgttgtcgTCCCCACAGCTTTCAGTTGCTTCCTTGTTTATTTCCCCAGGAGCCTCCTCATCTGGGGAGAAATTCTTGGTGTGTGTCCTGCTGGCAAAGACCAGCGTTCTCTGAGCTgagccctggggaggaggggcgaGCGGGGGCAGACACAGCACTTCCTTCCCAAGAGCTCGCAGAGCCCACAGAGACGTGGGGCTGTGTCCTGGGTCTGCTGTTATATAGCTTCCTGGCCTTGACAAGCTCCTATTCCCCTCCAGTACtcaatttttataaatagttGAGTCTGGACTTTGTGAATTTCAAAACACTTTTAGcaatgctacttttttttttttttcaaatgagtgcTTCAGCTACCCTTTAATATATGTAGCAGATTTTAAAACCACAGAGTTCCTCATGTTGGACAGGGGTCCCCCAGAGCCATCCCCTTGGCCTCTCTCCCTCAGGAGGACTCCACTGAAATGGGGCatggtttgaaaaccactgagttATGGAACCAGTGAGGACCCTTCCAGATGTAATACCCCAGGACTCTATGGCTCACGTATCCTAACATTCTTCCTATAAAGGGAGAGATGATTTTCTCATACTGCAAAGCAGGACACTGAGGACTAGAGTGCTTAAGGGTATTCTCCAGGAAACCCTGGGACTCCTGATTCACAGCCCAGAGTGCATTCTGCCAAGACAGCTGACATTCTAGCACATCAGCACCTGGGCCTCTGGGAAAGGGAGCCAGACACTCAAACCCTTGCTGCCTTCTCACCTGCTGGATACAGGCAAGCAAGGAGATGCTTCCACAGGCCCTTGCCACGGCTCCCCCCAAGCCCGTCCCGGCCAACTCCAGCTGCAAAGACACGTGCTCTTTTTACTGAGGCCCAGCAGGCTGATGACCcgccaccttcctccccacaggtGCGTCGCCTGGATCATGAGGCCATCCCTCTGCTGGCTCCTCACACTTCTCCTCCTCTTGGCCTCAGCGGCCCAAGGCCAGCCGACAAGACGACCGAGACCCAGACCGAGGCCCCGGCCCAGACCCAGACTCAGGCCCACACCTAGCTTTCCGCAGCCCGATGAGCCAGCGGAGCCTACAGACCTGCCCCCGCCGCTGCCCCCAGGGCCCCCGTCCGTCTTTCCTGACTGCCCCCGGGAGTGCTACTGCCCCCCCGACTTCCCGTCCGCCCTCTACTGCGACAGCCGCAACCTCCGAAAGGTCCCCGTCATCCCGTCCCGCATCCATTACCTCTATCTCCAGAACAACTTCATCACTGAGCTCCCGGTGGAGTCCTTCAGGAATGCCACGGGCCTGAGGTGGGTCAACCTGGACAACAACCGGATTCGAAAGGTGGACCAGAGGGTGCTGGAGAAGCTCCCCAGCCTGGCGTTCCTCTACATGGAGAAGAACCAGCTCGAAGAGGTGCCCGCAGCCCTGCCCCGGAACTTGGAGcagctgaggctgagccagaaccAGATCTCCAGGATCCCGCCCGGGGTCTTCAGCAAGCTGgagaacctgctgctgctggacCTGCAGCACAACAAGCTGAGTGACGGCGTCTTCAAGCCCGACACCTTCCAGGGCCTCAAGAACCTCATGCAGCTCAACCTGGCCCACAACACCTTGAGGAAGATGCCCCCCAAGGTGCCCTCCGCCATCCACCAGCTCTACCTGGACAGCAACAGAATCGAGGCCATCCCCAGCGGGTACTTCAAGGGCTTCCCCAACCTGGCCTTCATCCGCCTCAACTACAACCTGCTCTCGGACCGGGGCCTCCCCAAGAACTCGTTCAACATCTCCAACCTGCTGGTGTTGCACCTGTCACACAACAGGATCAGCAGCGTGCCCGCCATCAGCAACCGGCTGGAGCACTTGTAcctcaacaacaacagcattgAGAGTGAGTGTGGGGACTGGGGCGGCGCAGGGGGTGGCCGGCTCTCCCTGCTCAGCACTCTCGCGTGCGCCTCGTGCCTGAGCACGCAGAAGCACCCAGTCTGGTACAGGCTTCAAACCTTGGTCTTTCCACTTGCAGCCCACATGACCTTCAAAGAATATCTGACCTCTCTGGGAAGTCTCCTCGTTTGTAAAATGGCACAAAATGTTTATGAAGATTTGCTAGTTTAGTATGGATAAAGTGCCCAGAATACCATGCTTGGGGGGTACCAGTTTTCCTACCTCCAGCCCTCCTCACCAGCCCCTGCTCCTTTGCCCTCCAGACCTGTAGGTAAGGGAGACATAAAATACAGCTCTGGACATTCTCAGATGGATGCAGCAGCTGTGGGAATGCAGACCAAGGAGAAAGAAGCACTCCTAACATGATACTAGGAATCCTTAGCTTTCAAGCCAAAGGATGAGAGGGAGATTTTTGAATTTGTATAATCTCAAAACAAGTGGATGATAGAACAGGCTTATTCACTCATCTGAGATAATTACACAAAGGTAGGGGAAGTCTTCTTAAATCTTGCAAGAAAGAAAttcaggaaaaggcaaaactgtctAATTTTACCCTGCAGGGAGCAAACTGATAGAACACATTACTCCCACGAGGCTGTATAGGCCAAAAATCTAGACAGAAAGGATACCTTGATTAATAAATGGTTGACAAGTTTCTACCAGATTGTGGACAAAAACAGGCTGTGGCGGGAGGGGCCAGTGATCCAGCCTTCTGAGATTGAAGACAGAAAGATTCCACCCACTCTCACCATTTCACAGATTTCAGAACAGCGCATCGGGGGGTAAAGTCCAAAGTCACAAAGGTCATAGGAAGAAAATTCATCTATGTCAGGGCTCTTTCTGCTGCTCCAacgctgaagaaagaagaaagcagagagagggaagaggaggaaggagatgaaAAGCAACCAAGCACCACCCACAGAAGCTAAAAGAAGCAAGGCTTGGGAGGATAGAAAGCTTCATTCAGAAGAGGGCATACCAAAAATGTGGCGGGGAAAACGGAAACTCAGCTTCCATCTGAAAACCTGCCTCCATTTGCCCATCTCTTCCCTTTCTTGCTCCCTTTCCCCAGAGCCAGTCATCACTCCAGAATCAACGGCTCCATCACGTCCTGGGGCCCCGCGCCCCTCCCTGGCGCCCTTTCTCTTCCTGTCATCCCTAGTTCAGTTAACCTAGCCATCCTCTGCCCACCCTCAAGCCTCACATCCCGTTTACAGGCGCACCTCCAGGGCAATCCATCCACTGCGGGCTTCAGATCTTGCTTCCCTCCACTGTTTCTCCACATGCAGCCAGATTCATCTTTCTACAGCATAAACCTGATCGTAGGGCCCTTCCAGATTTAGCGCCCCCAGACACCAGTTCATATATCCCACCGTCCCTCTCATAACAGCAGTCCTGCTCAGTGACATTCCTCAGACTAGAAACCAGAGACCCCATCCTTAGTGAAACATCTGAAAGTCTCCCATAACTGGTGGCCACAACGGGAGCCTCTCCAGTTTACTCTGCTTAGTACACCACGTTGTACTATTTACTGGTTCCAAACTCTGCCGTGGGCTTTTTGCCCCCTACAACATCATTCAAGTAGGTCACGGCATCAGAACAACATCCCCAGGTCTCTACACGTTAATCGTATCTTTGAAGTGTCAGCTCAAAGTTCACTTTCTCCATGACCCTTTAGAGTGAGTTTTCAATAACAGTTGTTGGCCAGTTCCAATTTAGTTCATTTTACAAACGGGTAAACCAGCCTGGAGGTTAGGGTCAGTCACTCAGGGTCGCACGTTCCCGAGAACTGGTGagcccaccccctgcccacctctcctgctgacttttccctttctttctccgcAGAAATCAATGGGACCCAAATTTGCCCCAACAATCTAGTCGCCTTCCATGACTTCTCCTCGGACCTGGAGCACGTGCCGCACCTCCGCTACCTGCGGCTGGATGGGAACTACCTGAAGCCGCCCATCCCGCTGGACCTCATGATGTGCTTCCgcctgctgcagtccgtggtcATCTAGGCCTCCTGCGCCCCTGGAGCTCCTCCGGCCACACTGAACGTGGAGGCCCAGGCGCCCGCACCCACAGTTTGCTCTGTCTCCTTTTCTTGCTCCCAGCTCTGCCCTTCTTATCCCACCTTCCCGAGTCAGGGACAAGCCACATACTCTGCTGACCCTGCAGCTTCCAGAACAAGATTTCCAAAGGCTTGATTTGGTCCACCCAGTTCAAAGACACCCACTGTGCACCCCAGCTTCTGGTCCCAGAAGCACAGGTGTGTGTCTAAAGACATCCCACTCTCTTCCTCCCTCATCACCCCTGGGTTAGCCTGGGCCATGGACTGAAATCTGGTTCTCGTCCTGGCCAAAGCAAGCAGAGCACGGTCAGGGGCAGCCTAGACATGAAGTTTGGAAAGTCCTTCTGGAAACTCCTCTATTGTGGGCAGCTCTGACCCAAACAGACTGAGAAACTCAGGTCTCCCGGGTCAAGGATCCCATCTTCCAAAACTGCTGCTGCCGTGCCCCATTCACGGGCACCAGATGGGCACCTGCCCTCTGCCAGCCTGGATTCTGGAAAGGAGGTGCAAGGGAACGGCTGAAGAAGGGCGCAGACTCAGAGAGGGGCACAGGGACCCGCTGCTCCTTCATAGGGTGAGACGGGCCCCTTCTCGGCACCCAGCCTCCTGGCTGAGCCTCTGTGCCAACAGTAAGAGCAGGGAGGAGCATTCCAGGAGGAGAGTGGCTCAAACACCCAGGAGCCAGCCAGTGGGAGAGGCTGGGGGTCAGAGCCCAGGATGGCCCGGGTGGGTGTGGATGGCTGCTTGGCAGCTGGACCAGAGGCCCAACGCCTGAGGAGCAGCAACACAGGGAGGGTACAGAGCCAGAAACCCCACCCTGCCATGCGCCCTCTGCCCTTCCCTTGCCGGGGAGCGGCTCCTGAGAAACTGTTCGAGAAGGGGCGGAGAGCCAGAGATCTCCCAGAGCCCTCTTCTGCTTGTGCAGCGGCCTCCCCTCTCAGCCAGGGACGGCAGTGACATCTGGTGGCTGATACTGCCCACAGCTGGCCCCTGCGTCCTCCTCATCTGCCCACAGCTGGCCACTGAGTCCTCCTCATCTGCCCACAGCTGGCCCCTGCGTCCTCATCTGCCCACAGCTGGCCCCCGCGTCCTCCTCATCTGCCCACAGCTGGCCCCTGAGTCCTCCTCATCTGCCCACAGCTGGCCCCTGAGTCCTCCTCATCTGCCCACAGCTGGCCCCTGAGTCCTCCTCATCTGCTCACAGCTGGCCCCTGAGTCCTCCTCATCTGCCCACAGCTGGCCCCTCTGTCCTCCTCATCTGCCCACAGCTGGCCCCTGAGTCCTCCTCATCTGCCCACAGCTGGCCCCTGAGTCCTCCTCATCTGCCCACAGCTGGCCCCTGTGTCCTCATCTGCCCACAGCTGGCCCCTGAGTCCTCCTCATCTTTCTGGGGTGATCTGCCAAGGTCAGGAGTTGGCCTCAAGTTCCCACTTGAAAAGCTGTGGGCGACACGCATGGTCTCTGTCCTCTGGGGTCTATCGGGCACGCAGGTATAGAGGCACCAAGATAGGGTACGTGGTTCCCATATGAGTGAACCCAAGAGGGAAACTTCAGGAACCCAGAAGAGAATATGGCTTGTTCCCTTCTGCCCTCTTACCTTGCGGGTCCCTTCTGCTCTCTGCTTTCAGGTGGTAGACTAAGGAGGAGCTACAGTACCCCTCCAAGGGACCCTCTGGAGCTCACGTTCCCTATGCAGCTCCACCCTTTAGACCAGCATGAGTCCTAAATATTATCTCCTTCCTTCACGATAATTTATTCCCTGTATAGACTGTCCTTCCCCCAAAGTTCTCACACACACTGCCCCCCAATCTGGCACAGGGGAGCAGTGTGTGAAAGGCCTCTAATGGAAGCCCGAGTCCCCCGGAGCCGACTGACCTTCATCTCCCCTTTCCTCCCTCTAGTGGGTGGAGACGCCCCCCCTCTACAGCCCCCAAGTGAATGTTGGTGGGACTGGGCAGGGTGTGTCCTAGAAATGAGTAGGACGCAGTGCCCACTCTCAAGTTAGGTTGAGAAAAGTTCCAGAGATGTTTAAGAAATTGGATTAAGCTAGCTCCCCAActttaagaaatctccattttattctaattttcctCTTTTGCTAATTTACAGAAAACAGGCCCGTTTCAAGTTCCTCCCCATGTTCCCATTCAACTGCTTCATTCTTTGCAGCTGCAGCTGGTTTTTCCAAAGCTCTTGCTTAAAGTCAAGATAGACTGTAGCCAAGGTGCTACGGCTTGGATAAGCCCCCCTTGTGTATCTTACTCCCACCTTGCACCGTCAGCCCCTCTGGTAATGAGCACAGCGCCTAGGACTCCTCAGGGAGGAGGGGTCACTCCCCTGCTCCTGCAAACCTGAACTGTCTTCTTCTTTCAGCAGCAACAAAATCACCATCATCCCAGTGCCCTGTCTAGAATATGCCGGCTTCCTCTATAGCTCCCTGCAGCTGTAACCCAGAGGAAACTGAGTTGGCCGTATAGTCCCCCCACCACATACACATAATGCGCCGGTTTCCCCTGGATTTAAGGAGGCCGCCTCCTCCATGTACAACTTCGTTCTCCCAGTGCTGTTGGCATAGGCACATACAGGTGTGTAAGTAGGTGTGTACGCGTGCCCTGTACCTACATCTATTCTTTCTTGAAGATCATGACAACTTTGTGAAACAACTTTCACAGTCCATCATGCTTCACAGCAGAGAAAATAAAGTGATATGAAAAATATCCTGCTTGAATTGACAATGTAAACAGGTGAGGATAGTACCTTAAATTCATCttgccaccccctccccctgcctccaaCCTTACCACCTCTGAGAAGACTGGTAGAGATAGGATCCTATTCCTAAGAAACTCTAGGGAAATGATTCTAAAACCTTTTCTTGGTGGACTTCCCCCATTCCTAAAGTCAGATAAAAAAATCTGGCAGCTACATGTGAAGCCCCAAACTCCAAGTTCTTTTCAACCCACAGATACTACTAGATGGTTGAGGGTCTCCCAAATGCTCAGCACGGAGACAGATACAGAAAGACACAAACCAGACTCCATTCCTAACCAGACAAAACTTACAGACTAGTTGAGGACTGGTAGTGTAAGATGCATAGAACAATGTGGTATACTGAGCGCAGTGAGCAAAGGGCCAACCACTTCATCTGGAATGGTCTATAGGCCATGCAGATATGCACAGAGGGG
The Ovis canadensis isolate MfBH-ARS-UI-01 breed Bighorn chromosome 12, ARS-UI_OviCan_v2, whole genome shotgun sequence genome window above contains:
- the PRELP gene encoding prolargin, giving the protein MRPSLCWLLTLLLLLASAAQGQPTRRPRPRPRPRPRPRLRPTPSFPQPDEPAEPTDLPPPLPPGPPSVFPDCPRECYCPPDFPSALYCDSRNLRKVPVIPSRIHYLYLQNNFITELPVESFRNATGLRWVNLDNNRIRKVDQRVLEKLPSLAFLYMEKNQLEEVPAALPRNLEQLRLSQNQISRIPPGVFSKLENLLLLDLQHNKLSDGVFKPDTFQGLKNLMQLNLAHNTLRKMPPKVPSAIHQLYLDSNRIEAIPSGYFKGFPNLAFIRLNYNLLSDRGLPKNSFNISNLLVLHLSHNRISSVPAISNRLEHLYLNNNSIEKINGTQICPNNLVAFHDFSSDLEHVPHLRYLRLDGNYLKPPIPLDLMMCFRLLQSVVI